From the genome of Thermoleophilaceae bacterium, one region includes:
- the bioB gene encoding biotin synthase BioB: protein MPPLITYEEALALGEIEDHEEILALVDRAFEARMERFGDSTDLCSLVNAKSGGCAEDCGFCAQSKYAEADTPMHAMMSPEQILEHAKAAEAAGAHRFCMVTQGQGLSKRDFENILAGAKLVAEHTNLKRCASIGHMSVARAKALKDAGIQRVHHNVETAESYYDEVSTTVKYEGRLRTIDAVKEAGLETCVGGILNLGESREQRVEMAFQLASINPTSVPINLLNPRPGTKFGDRDFMDPWEAVKWIAIFRLILPEALFRLCGGRIENLGELQPLAVKAGLNGVMMGNFLTTLGAEPEDDRAMFEDLGLNTAAQPDNGSNPRPDNRDGWLDGHTPGTPIDRLIRSQAEANFWDPSTQLRHRKKSSVPARPDGAPNRARPLEVVQVPASRSRSERSKDAGARRFAGARGEEAA, encoded by the coding sequence TTGCCGCCGCTGATCACGTACGAGGAAGCTCTGGCCCTCGGGGAGATCGAGGACCACGAGGAAATCCTCGCGCTCGTAGACCGTGCCTTCGAGGCGCGAATGGAGCGCTTTGGCGACTCCACGGACCTCTGCTCATTGGTCAACGCCAAGTCGGGCGGCTGCGCGGAGGACTGCGGCTTCTGCGCGCAGTCGAAGTACGCGGAGGCGGACACTCCGATGCACGCGATGATGAGCCCCGAGCAGATCCTCGAGCACGCGAAGGCGGCCGAGGCGGCGGGCGCGCACCGCTTCTGCATGGTCACCCAGGGGCAGGGGCTTTCCAAGCGCGACTTCGAGAACATCCTGGCGGGCGCCAAGCTGGTTGCCGAGCACACCAACCTCAAGCGCTGCGCCTCGATCGGGCACATGTCAGTCGCGCGCGCGAAGGCGCTCAAGGACGCCGGCATCCAGCGCGTGCATCACAACGTGGAGACGGCGGAGTCCTACTACGACGAGGTGTCCACGACGGTGAAGTACGAGGGCCGGCTGCGCACGATAGACGCGGTCAAGGAGGCCGGGCTCGAGACGTGCGTGGGCGGCATCCTGAACCTCGGCGAGTCGCGCGAGCAGCGCGTGGAGATGGCGTTCCAGCTCGCGTCGATCAACCCCACGTCCGTGCCCATCAATCTCTTGAACCCGCGGCCAGGAACCAAGTTCGGCGACCGCGACTTCATGGACCCGTGGGAGGCCGTCAAGTGGATCGCGATCTTCCGGCTGATCCTCCCCGAGGCGCTCTTCCGGCTCTGCGGCGGCCGGATCGAGAACCTCGGCGAGCTCCAGCCGCTCGCGGTGAAGGCCGGCCTCAACGGCGTGATGATGGGGAACTTCCTCACCACGCTCGGAGCCGAGCCGGAGGACGACCGCGCGATGTTCGAGGACCTCGGGCTGAACACGGCGGCACAGCCGGACAACGGCTCGAACCCGCGGCCGGACAATCGCGACGGCTGGCTGGACGGCCACACCCCCGGCACGCCGATCGACCGGCTGATCAGGAGCCAGGCCGAGGCGAACTTCTGGGATCCGTCCACGCAGCTCCGCCACCGGAAGAAGAGCTCGGTGCCGGCGCGGCCGGACGGGGCGCCCAATCGCGCGAGGCCGCTTGAAGTCGTCCAGGTTCCTGCCTCGCGTTCGCGAAGCGAGCGATCCAAGGACGCCGGAGCGCGAAGGTTCGCGGGCGCGAGAGGGGAGGAAGCGGCATGA
- a CDS encoding glycosyltransferase, with protein MPAEIAIVVAAHNEEERLGDTLRALRGAFPDARVIVADDASTDRTPQIAADAGAELVRSEQRLGKGGANTPAAESALSSAPDVVLLCDGDLGASAAALTGLIGQGDLAIAKFARRVGGGFGIALRSSRWVVARRTGRTLDAPLSGQRALTAATLRNVLPFAPGFGMETAMNIDAIRAGLTVVEVELDLEHRATGRTLAGFMHRGRQLWDLARVYRVSRR; from the coding sequence GTGCCAGCGGAAATCGCGATCGTGGTGGCCGCTCACAACGAGGAGGAGCGGCTGGGGGACACGCTCCGCGCGCTGCGCGGCGCGTTCCCGGACGCGCGCGTGATCGTGGCGGACGACGCCTCCACCGACCGCACCCCTCAGATCGCGGCCGACGCCGGCGCCGAGCTGGTCCGGAGTGAACAGCGGCTGGGGAAGGGGGGAGCGAACACGCCGGCGGCGGAGAGCGCCCTGTCGAGCGCGCCTGACGTTGTGCTGCTCTGCGATGGCGACCTTGGCGCCTCCGCCGCGGCGCTCACCGGGCTGATCGGGCAGGGCGATCTCGCCATTGCGAAGTTCGCCCGCCGCGTCGGCGGGGGATTCGGGATAGCGCTGCGGAGCTCGCGCTGGGTCGTGGCGCGTCGCACCGGGCGGACCCTGGATGCTCCGCTCTCCGGGCAGCGCGCCCTCACGGCGGCAACGCTGCGCAACGTCCTGCCGTTCGCCCCCGGCTTCGGCATGGAGACTGCGATGAACATCGACGCGATCCGCGCGGGACTTACAGTTGTCGAGGTGGAGCTGGATCTCGAGCATCGCGCGACCGGGCGAACTCTCGCCGGCTTCATGCACCGCGGTCGCCAGCTCTGGGATCTCGCACGGGTCTACCGCGTGTCCCGCCGGTGA
- a CDS encoding N-acyl homoserine lactonase family protein, whose product MRLHPLQTGSCKAPPAWLLRQEGRMGALRAFGFGVPRSDWVEIPIVAFLVEHPGFGPFLIDTGFHPSVAVDPKQNLGRVNAFFFKGIEMAQTDAVSHQLRARGIEPSSIGLVVMTHMHVDHASAIADFPQATFLLSRREWEAAVEPRGDTRGYVRRQFDHAFDYRLLDFDSPATDSFATFGRSFDVFGDGSVQLVSTPGHTFGHLSVVLRVAAGEVLVAGDAIYSTTTMRESHLPYRVADEHIFRRSLREIQLYAEQTPNAVIIPGHDMEAWRGLKSSY is encoded by the coding sequence GTGCGGCTGCATCCACTGCAGACCGGCTCCTGCAAAGCCCCGCCGGCTTGGCTCTTGCGCCAGGAGGGGCGGATGGGTGCGCTGCGCGCGTTCGGCTTCGGCGTGCCGCGCTCGGATTGGGTTGAGATCCCGATCGTAGCCTTCCTGGTCGAGCACCCCGGCTTCGGCCCCTTCCTGATCGACACCGGCTTCCACCCCTCCGTGGCCGTGGATCCGAAGCAGAACCTCGGCCGCGTGAACGCCTTCTTCTTCAAGGGGATCGAGATGGCGCAGACGGACGCGGTCTCGCATCAGCTTCGCGCGCGCGGGATCGAGCCGTCATCGATCGGGCTCGTGGTGATGACGCACATGCACGTGGACCACGCGAGCGCGATCGCCGACTTCCCGCAGGCCACGTTCCTGCTGAGCCGGCGCGAGTGGGAGGCGGCCGTGGAGCCGCGCGGCGACACTCGCGGCTACGTGCGGCGCCAGTTCGACCACGCCTTCGACTACCGGCTGCTCGACTTCGACTCCCCGGCCACCGACTCCTTCGCCACGTTCGGGCGTTCGTTCGACGTGTTCGGGGACGGCAGCGTGCAGCTCGTGTCCACGCCCGGCCACACGTTCGGGCACCTGTCGGTGGTGTTGCGAGTTGCCGCTGGCGAGGTGCTCGTTGCGGGCGATGCGATCTACTCGACCACCACGATGCGCGAGTCGCACCTGCCCTACCGAGTGGCGGACGAGCACATCTTCCGCCGCTCGCTGCGCGAGATCCAGCTCTACGCCGAGCAAACGCCGAACGCCGTGATCATCCCCGGCCACGACATGGAGGCGTGGCGCGGGCTCAAGAGCTCCTACTGA
- a CDS encoding glycosyltransferase, which translates to MDVRLYWSGDFPEYLPPLLEALEQLPETEDAPDGEVVFCPDASAFAPPAEPAEAYVAALPNTEGLYNQSLREALANSLAPWAERGALFIVPTSSAAANLRVLLSLPAERVHVVALPLAPARVPDAAIPGTDVLAVPPINYPVLMQAVKLARLAGLDPRLVLADPAAEPVVRPGGLANQHGLLAHREVVAVNDWHDAAASAGAIVLFESHPGTGWTLREALATGVPVVTPQSSLTGDHLAAVGAGAYPYAGPHDVASLATAIASALRRDRGTELESSGREAVLAESWSDAASALYGVLMEALEPTQRAAGPAAIQTAVTGERLSICVLNPKSSEGGGERFMRELVLAMAEHESRPRVKLVCQIKPFDPFDPGTALLQRAGVEVVTVPGPDFDQVATREMEGADVVYYSWPHMSFPLVTRAPLVCTFHDLNWKHFDVYGPQDKVQLEAQTPRWIELCSAMVHSSNFIRGEMRHFYGTPDSLSHVIPLTAETPADPATPEERAAVRRRWGLPARFLLSPNGCHLHKNYPVLDAALRILRRHGRPISVVASGGGTDIRYHGPDLIGLGYVSARELQALYEESDGMVQTTLYEAGSFPMWEAMTVHKPVAISRVPPIVEQVERLGATVELFDPLDPEDVAAALARIWDGSPATSPEALEHNAAATAARGWDDVAGDYLKLFAELRRTHGAQAA; encoded by the coding sequence ATGGACGTCAGGCTCTACTGGAGCGGCGACTTCCCCGAGTACCTTCCGCCCCTGCTCGAGGCGCTCGAACAGCTCCCCGAGACCGAGGACGCACCCGACGGCGAGGTGGTGTTCTGCCCCGACGCCAGCGCCTTCGCTCCGCCGGCCGAGCCCGCCGAGGCCTACGTGGCGGCGCTGCCGAACACCGAAGGCCTCTACAACCAATCGCTGCGCGAAGCGCTCGCGAACTCGCTCGCCCCCTGGGCCGAGCGCGGCGCGCTCTTCATCGTCCCCACCTCCAGCGCCGCGGCCAACCTGCGCGTGCTGCTCAGCCTTCCGGCCGAGCGCGTGCACGTGGTCGCGCTGCCGCTCGCGCCGGCCCGCGTGCCCGATGCCGCCATCCCCGGCACCGACGTGCTGGCGGTGCCGCCGATCAACTACCCGGTGCTCATGCAGGCGGTGAAGCTCGCGCGCCTGGCGGGGCTTGATCCGCGGCTCGTGCTCGCGGACCCCGCGGCCGAGCCCGTGGTACGGCCCGGCGGACTCGCGAACCAGCACGGCCTGCTCGCCCACCGCGAGGTGGTGGCGGTGAACGACTGGCACGACGCGGCCGCGAGCGCCGGCGCCATCGTGCTCTTCGAGTCCCACCCGGGCACCGGCTGGACGCTGCGCGAGGCGCTCGCCACGGGAGTGCCCGTGGTCACCCCTCAGAGCTCGCTCACCGGCGACCATCTGGCGGCCGTCGGCGCCGGCGCCTATCCGTACGCCGGCCCGCACGACGTCGCGAGCCTGGCCACCGCGATCGCTTCCGCGCTCCGGCGCGACCGCGGAACCGAGCTCGAGAGCTCGGGGCGCGAGGCGGTGCTGGCGGAAAGCTGGTCGGATGCCGCGTCGGCTCTCTATGGCGTGCTGATGGAGGCACTCGAACCCACACAGCGGGCCGCCGGGCCGGCGGCCATCCAGACGGCCGTCACCGGCGAGCGCCTGTCTATCTGCGTGCTCAACCCCAAGTCGAGCGAGGGCGGCGGCGAGCGTTTCATGCGCGAGCTGGTGCTCGCGATGGCGGAGCACGAGTCGCGGCCGCGGGTGAAGCTCGTCTGCCAGATCAAGCCGTTCGACCCCTTCGACCCGGGCACCGCGCTGCTCCAGCGTGCGGGCGTGGAGGTGGTGACCGTGCCGGGGCCCGACTTCGACCAGGTGGCCACGCGCGAGATGGAGGGCGCGGACGTCGTCTACTACTCGTGGCCGCACATGTCGTTTCCGCTCGTGACGAGGGCGCCGCTCGTGTGCACCTTCCATGACCTCAACTGGAAGCATTTCGACGTGTATGGCCCGCAGGACAAGGTGCAGCTCGAGGCGCAGACCCCGCGCTGGATCGAGCTGTGCAGCGCGATGGTGCACTCCTCCAACTTCATCCGCGGCGAGATGCGGCACTTCTACGGCACGCCGGACTCGCTCTCGCACGTGATCCCGCTCACCGCCGAGACCCCGGCCGACCCGGCCACGCCCGAGGAGCGCGCCGCGGTGCGCCGGCGCTGGGGGCTCCCCGCGCGCTTCCTGCTCAGCCCGAACGGCTGCCACCTGCACAAGAACTATCCGGTGCTCGACGCCGCGCTGCGCATCCTGCGCCGTCACGGCCGCCCGATCAGCGTGGTGGCCAGTGGCGGCGGTACCGACATCCGCTACCACGGGCCGGACCTGATCGGTCTCGGGTACGTGAGCGCGCGCGAGCTGCAGGCCCTCTACGAGGAGTCGGATGGCATGGTGCAGACCACGCTCTACGAGGCGGGCAGCTTCCCGATGTGGGAGGCGATGACCGTGCACAAGCCGGTCGCGATCTCGCGCGTGCCTCCCATCGTCGAGCAGGTGGAGCGCCTGGGGGCCACGGTCGAGCTGTTCGACCCGCTCGACCCCGAGGACGTGGCCGCCGCGCTCGCCCGCATCTGGGACGGCTCTCCCGCGACCTCGCCCGAGGCGCTCGAGCACAACGCCGCCGCCACCGCGGCCCGCGGCTGGGATGACGTGGCGGGCGACTACCTGAAGCTGTTCGCCGAGCTGCGCAGGACGCACGGTGCTCAAGCCGCCTGA
- a CDS encoding DegT/DnrJ/EryC1/StrS family aminotransferase gives MHNFHIPWAKPYIAEEEIAAVLETLSERRLSMGATVKAFEEDAAALVQRPHAVAVANGSVALDLAMKLLKIGPGDEVLVSALSYIATTSSIVWQGATPVFCDVDPVTLNIDPDEVARRATPRTKALLVADYCGSPVDYTLLQAICADRRIQLMVDGAQSLGAHHLGVPTCALGTVATTSFHTAKAMLTGEGGMVFMDDEELAARARKMRGQGEIPGRKYVHDTLAWNFRITEMAAAIGRVQLSRASDVLSHRAALAKRYAEQLEALPEVQPTGHYSDGTPAWFSYAIRVPHRDAVAEWLAEQGVETRSLYPVPAYRQPIPEYAAYRNELRPHAELASAEVLNLPMFYEMTFAEVDEVVGALGIALARARNTPALGQPAAA, from the coding sequence ATGCACAACTTCCACATCCCCTGGGCCAAGCCCTACATCGCCGAGGAGGAGATCGCCGCCGTCCTCGAGACCCTGAGCGAGCGCCGCCTCTCCATGGGCGCGACGGTGAAGGCATTTGAGGAGGACGCGGCTGCGCTCGTGCAGCGCCCCCACGCGGTGGCGGTGGCCAACGGCAGCGTCGCGCTCGACCTCGCCATGAAGCTTCTGAAGATCGGCCCCGGAGACGAGGTGCTCGTCTCGGCGCTGTCCTACATCGCCACCACCAGCTCGATCGTCTGGCAGGGCGCCACCCCCGTGTTCTGCGACGTCGACCCGGTCACGCTCAACATCGATCCCGACGAGGTGGCCCGCCGCGCCACGCCGCGCACCAAGGCCCTGCTTGTGGCCGACTACTGCGGCTCGCCCGTGGACTACACGCTCCTTCAGGCCATCTGCGCCGACCGCCGCATCCAGCTGATGGTGGACGGCGCGCAGTCGCTGGGCGCCCACCACCTGGGCGTGCCCACCTGCGCGCTCGGCACGGTGGCCACCACGAGCTTCCACACCGCCAAGGCCATGCTCACCGGCGAGGGCGGGATGGTCTTCATGGACGACGAGGAGCTCGCCGCCCGCGCCCGCAAGATGCGCGGCCAGGGCGAGATTCCGGGCCGCAAGTACGTGCACGACACGCTGGCGTGGAACTTCCGCATCACCGAGATGGCCGCAGCGATCGGTCGCGTGCAGCTCTCGCGAGCGAGCGACGTGCTCTCACACCGCGCGGCGCTCGCGAAGCGCTACGCCGAGCAGCTCGAGGCGCTGCCGGAGGTGCAGCCCACCGGCCACTACTCCGACGGCACCCCCGCGTGGTTCTCGTACGCGATCCGCGTCCCCCACCGCGACGCCGTGGCGGAGTGGCTCGCCGAGCAGGGCGTGGAGACGCGCTCGCTCTACCCGGTGCCCGCGTACCGCCAGCCGATCCCCGAGTACGCCGCTTACCGGAACGAGCTGCGCCCGCACGCAGAGCTCGCGAGCGCCGAAGTGCTCAACCTCCCGATGTTCTACGAGATGACGTTCGCGGAGGTGGACGAGGTGGTGGGCGCGCTCGGCATCGCCCTCGCGCGGGCCCGCAACACACCGGCTCTCGGCCAGCCCGCCGCCGCTTAA
- a CDS encoding biotin/lipoyl-binding carrier protein, with protein MPDVEAHITGTVWKIECEVGQSVEEGDTLVILESMKMEMPVEAEDEGTVKEIRCEEGQSVSEGDTLVVLE; from the coding sequence GTGCCAGACGTCGAGGCCCACATCACGGGCACGGTGTGGAAGATCGAGTGCGAGGTGGGGCAGTCAGTTGAGGAAGGCGACACGCTCGTGATCCTCGAGTCGATGAAGATGGAAATGCCCGTGGAGGCGGAGGACGAGGGCACCGTCAAGGAGATCCGCTGCGAGGAGGGCCAGTCCGTGTCCGAGGGCGACACACTGGTGGTTCTTGAGTAA
- the glpK gene encoding glycerol kinase GlpK has product MILAIDQGTSGTTCIVFDEAGHVRGRAQREFEQHFPRPGWVEHDAKEIWDVTRAVAKDALDKAGAAGGDLKGIGITNQRETVVAWDRNSGEPLHRALVWQDRRTAERCDELREQGHEQLVRERTGLVIDPYFSGTKIEWLIKHGGVDPRRAAFGTVDSWLLRKLTGEHVTDYSNASRTMLFDIHRLDWDGELCELMGLEPECLPRPCPSAHVYGETTEFGGSVPVAGIAGDQQAALYGQGCLEPGLGKNTYGTGSFVLQNAGGEAPEAHEGLITTVAWGVRDRVDYAIEASVFVTGAAVQWLRDGLGIIRVADETEELARSTDGNDGVYFVPALTGLGSPYWDPYARGTIVGLTRGNGRAHLARAALESIAYQSADAVRACETASGKRLEELRADGGAAVNAWLMKFQADILGVPVVVPEISETTALGAAYLAGVATELWSEAHTREMWREAARYEPTMSADEREELLDGWHRAVSRSRGWAAGE; this is encoded by the coding sequence GTGATCCTCGCCATCGACCAGGGCACGAGCGGCACCACCTGCATCGTCTTCGACGAGGCGGGCCACGTCCGCGGCCGCGCCCAGCGCGAGTTCGAGCAGCACTTCCCGCGGCCCGGGTGGGTGGAGCACGACGCGAAGGAGATCTGGGACGTGACGCGCGCGGTGGCGAAGGATGCCCTCGACAAGGCGGGCGCCGCCGGCGGCGACCTCAAGGGAATCGGCATCACCAACCAGCGCGAGACGGTCGTGGCGTGGGATCGGAACAGCGGCGAGCCGCTCCACCGCGCTCTCGTGTGGCAGGACCGCCGCACCGCCGAGCGCTGCGATGAGCTGCGCGAGCAGGGCCACGAGCAGCTCGTGCGAGAGCGCACCGGCCTCGTGATCGACCCGTACTTCTCCGGGACGAAGATCGAGTGGCTGATCAAGCACGGCGGCGTGGATCCGCGGCGCGCGGCGTTCGGCACGGTCGACTCCTGGCTGCTGCGCAAGCTCACGGGCGAGCACGTGACCGACTACTCGAACGCGTCGCGCACCATGCTGTTCGACATCCACCGGCTCGACTGGGACGGCGAGCTGTGCGAGCTGATGGGGCTGGAGCCGGAATGCTTGCCGCGGCCGTGCCCAAGCGCGCACGTGTACGGCGAGACGACCGAATTCGGCGGGAGCGTGCCCGTGGCGGGCATAGCGGGCGACCAGCAGGCGGCGCTCTACGGGCAGGGCTGTCTGGAGCCGGGGCTCGGCAAGAACACCTATGGCACGGGCAGCTTCGTGCTTCAGAACGCGGGTGGCGAGGCGCCGGAGGCGCACGAGGGCCTCATCACCACGGTGGCCTGGGGGGTTCGCGACCGCGTGGACTACGCCATCGAGGCGAGCGTGTTCGTCACCGGCGCGGCTGTGCAGTGGCTCCGCGACGGGCTCGGGATCATCCGCGTGGCAGACGAGACGGAGGAGCTCGCTCGCTCCACCGACGGCAATGACGGCGTGTACTTCGTGCCGGCGCTCACCGGCCTCGGCTCGCCGTATTGGGATCCGTACGCGCGGGGCACCATCGTCGGCCTCACGCGCGGCAATGGGCGGGCGCACCTGGCGCGCGCCGCCCTCGAGTCCATCGCCTACCAGAGCGCGGATGCGGTGCGAGCCTGCGAAACCGCGTCCGGAAAGCGCCTGGAGGAGCTGCGAGCCGACGGCGGCGCGGCGGTGAACGCATGGCTCATGAAGTTCCAGGCGGACATCCTCGGTGTGCCGGTGGTGGTGCCGGAGATATCCGAGACCACTGCGCTAGGCGCCGCGTACCTGGCCGGCGTGGCCACGGAGCTCTGGAGCGAAGCCCACACGCGCGAGATGTGGCGCGAGGCCGCTCGCTACGAGCCCACGATGTCAGCGGATGAACGCGAAGAGCTGCTCGACGGCTGGCACCGGGCAGTGTCGAGATCACGCGGCTGGGCGGCGGGTGAGTAA
- a CDS encoding enoyl-CoA hydratase-related protein: MQELASGKLLLDEPAPHVVRLKISNPAKRGALDHEILDALAETVRGLDARCLLLTGDGNMFSAGYDIGNLEDQNFEERAEALVAHPFHDALEALEAYEYPVVAALNGHAIGGGLEVALTCDIRVAARGIKVGMPPARLGLIYSHTGLRKFIEVCGVANTAELFYVGRNVDADRAARMGLVNQVVERDELMPVAMDLAGEIASNAPLSLKGNKSALRTLRAHGAALPEDVERELVELRESCFRSEDFREGVKSFAEKRPPEWRNR; the protein is encoded by the coding sequence GTGCAGGAACTCGCGTCGGGCAAGCTGCTGCTCGACGAGCCGGCGCCCCATGTGGTGCGCCTGAAGATCTCGAACCCGGCCAAGCGCGGGGCCCTCGATCACGAGATCCTCGACGCGCTGGCCGAGACCGTGCGCGGCCTCGACGCCCGCTGCCTGCTGCTCACCGGCGACGGCAACATGTTCTCCGCCGGCTACGACATCGGCAACCTCGAGGATCAGAACTTCGAGGAGCGGGCTGAGGCGCTCGTGGCGCACCCGTTCCACGACGCCCTGGAGGCTCTCGAAGCGTACGAGTATCCGGTGGTGGCAGCGCTGAACGGGCACGCGATCGGCGGCGGCCTGGAGGTCGCTCTCACCTGCGACATTCGCGTGGCGGCGCGCGGGATCAAGGTGGGGATGCCGCCTGCGCGGCTCGGCCTCATCTACTCGCACACCGGCCTGCGCAAGTTCATCGAGGTGTGCGGCGTGGCGAACACAGCGGAGCTCTTCTACGTGGGGCGCAACGTGGACGCGGATCGCGCGGCGCGCATGGGGCTCGTGAATCAGGTGGTGGAGCGCGACGAGCTGATGCCGGTGGCGATGGACCTGGCGGGCGAGATCGCGTCCAACGCGCCGCTCTCCCTGAAGGGCAACAAGAGCGCGCTGCGCACGTTGCGAGCGCATGGCGCGGCGCTTCCCGAGGACGTGGAGCGCGAGCTCGTGGAGCTGCGCGAGTCCTGCTTCCGCAGCGAGGACTTCCGCGAGGGCGTGAAGTCCTTCGCGGAGAAGCGCCCGCCCGAGTGGCGGAACCGCTAG
- a CDS encoding lysophospholipid acyltransferase family protein, with the protein MKEQVYKDPRPPEYFTRFHERARTRRPDWVYDFVRLLLVPYVAVIYRGRCIDSQKVPNHGPVLLAPNHFSFLDHFFVAAYLRRKVQFMAKSQLFARPMQFIYTHGGVFPVLRGRRDEEAFKTAHAVLARGDMVLMYLEGGRSRSGELGEARPGVGRLALESGVPVVPVAIYGSQKARNWKKLQFPKVTVQFGDPIRFEQVEHPTREQAQAASEVVFADVQKLYYGLRDGGRKRAVRAARAARRAAEAASRRPLAS; encoded by the coding sequence GTGAAGGAGCAGGTCTACAAGGATCCGCGGCCGCCGGAGTACTTCACGCGCTTCCACGAGCGCGCCCGCACGCGGCGGCCCGACTGGGTGTACGACTTCGTGCGGCTGCTGCTCGTGCCGTACGTGGCGGTGATCTACCGCGGTCGCTGCATCGACTCGCAGAAGGTGCCGAACCACGGCCCCGTGCTCCTCGCGCCCAACCACTTCTCGTTCCTCGACCACTTCTTCGTGGCCGCCTACCTGCGCCGCAAGGTGCAGTTCATGGCGAAGTCGCAGCTCTTTGCGCGTCCGATGCAGTTCATCTACACCCACGGTGGCGTGTTTCCCGTTCTTCGTGGCCGGCGCGACGAGGAGGCGTTCAAGACCGCCCACGCCGTCCTCGCCCGCGGCGACATGGTGCTGATGTACCTGGAGGGCGGCCGCTCGCGGAGCGGCGAGCTCGGCGAGGCGCGGCCAGGCGTTGGGCGGCTGGCGCTCGAGAGCGGCGTGCCGGTGGTGCCGGTGGCGATCTACGGCTCGCAGAAGGCGCGCAACTGGAAGAAGCTGCAGTTCCCGAAGGTCACGGTGCAGTTCGGCGATCCGATCCGCTTCGAGCAGGTGGAGCACCCCACGCGCGAGCAGGCGCAGGCGGCGTCCGAGGTCGTGTTCGCCGACGTTCAGAAGCTCTACTACGGCCTGCGCGACGGCGGCCGCAAGCGCGCGGTGCGCGCAGCCCGGGCCGCGCGCCGCGCCGCCGAGGCGGCATCGCGCCGCCCGCTGGCGAGCTAG
- a CDS encoding NCS2 family permease: MEATTAPSRTRSFVDRRFRISERGSTTRVELLGGLSTFLTMCYILFVNPAILSAAGVPFKGVAVATALAACVTTAAMALFTNYPFALATGLGLNAVVAFDIILGRKVAWPVGMSCIVLEGVLALVLVLVGLREAIMRAIPLSMKLSIGVGIGLFITLVGLREGGIVVNDPATGIALGDLTAGPPLIALGGVLTAAVLSARNIRGSILIGVLTSTVLGLIFGVLHGPSAVAEWPGAGSFSTVGDSLAWHNIRDALAVALIPTIFALFMSDFFDTIGTVVAVGGSGDLLDEQGHLPGIRRVLLVDSASAAVGGVAGVSSVTTYVESGAGVSEGARTGLSSLVVAVLFGLAIFFVPIISMVGQSLQYHGTTINPAVAPALIMVGYLMIRLVPGIDWTKPESALPAFLIIAGIPMTFSIAAGIGFGVFGFVAVMLAQKRWREVHPLMYALVLLFGMYYASGWLSSHVFQ; this comes from the coding sequence ATGGAGGCCACGACCGCGCCCTCACGCACGCGCTCGTTCGTCGATCGCCGCTTCCGGATCAGCGAGCGCGGCAGCACCACGCGCGTGGAGCTGCTGGGCGGCCTCAGCACGTTCCTGACGATGTGTTACATCCTGTTCGTCAACCCGGCGATCCTGTCCGCCGCCGGGGTGCCGTTCAAGGGCGTCGCGGTGGCCACCGCGCTTGCCGCGTGCGTCACCACGGCGGCGATGGCGCTCTTCACGAACTACCCGTTCGCCCTCGCCACCGGGCTGGGACTGAACGCGGTGGTGGCGTTCGACATCATCCTCGGCCGCAAGGTCGCCTGGCCAGTGGGGATGTCATGCATCGTGCTCGAGGGCGTGCTTGCGCTCGTGCTCGTGCTCGTGGGCCTGCGCGAGGCGATCATGAGGGCGATTCCGCTGTCGATGAAGCTCTCGATCGGCGTGGGGATCGGCTTGTTCATCACCCTAGTGGGCCTGCGCGAGGGCGGCATCGTGGTGAACGATCCCGCCACCGGCATCGCCCTCGGCGACCTCACCGCGGGGCCGCCGCTCATCGCGCTCGGCGGCGTCCTCACCGCCGCGGTGCTGAGTGCGCGCAACATCCGCGGCTCGATCCTCATCGGCGTGCTCACGAGCACGGTGCTCGGCCTGATCTTCGGCGTGCTTCACGGACCGAGCGCGGTGGCCGAGTGGCCGGGAGCCGGATCCTTCTCCACGGTGGGCGACTCGCTGGCCTGGCACAACATCCGGGACGCCCTGGCGGTGGCGCTCATCCCCACGATCTTCGCGCTGTTCATGAGCGACTTCTTCGACACGATCGGCACGGTGGTGGCCGTGGGCGGCTCGGGCGACCTGCTCGACGAGCAGGGTCATCTGCCCGGCATCCGCCGCGTGCTGCTCGTGGACTCGGCATCGGCGGCGGTGGGCGGCGTCGCCGGCGTGTCGAGCGTGACCACCTATGTCGAGAGCGGCGCGGGTGTGTCGGAGGGCGCGCGCACCGGTCTCTCCAGCCTCGTGGTGGCGGTGCTGTTCGGGCTCGCGATCTTCTTCGTCCCGATCATCTCGATGGTCGGGCAGTCGCTGCAGTACCACGGCACCACGATCAACCCGGCGGTGGCACCCGCGCTGATCATGGTCGGGTACCTGATGATCCGGCTCGTGCCCGGCATCGACTGGACCAAGCCCGAGTCGGCGCTGCCGGCGTTCCTGATCATCGCGGGAATCCCGATGACGTTCTCGATCGCGGCCGGCATCGGCTTCGGGGTCTTCGGATTCGTCGCCGTGATGCTCGCCCAGAAGCGCTGGCGCGAGGTGCACCCGCTCATGTACGCGCTGGTGCTGCTGTTCGGCATGTACTACGCGAGCGGCTGGCTCAGCTCGCACGTGTTTCAGTGA